The proteins below are encoded in one region of Mycobacterium shinjukuense:
- the pks2 gene encoding sulfolipid-1 biosynthesis phthioceranic/hydroxyphthioceranic acid synthase, producing the protein MDHTPVTPVAVIGMACRLPGGIDSPEMLWQALLRGDDLITEIAEDRWDADEYYDPEPGVPGRSVSRWGGFLDDVAGFDAESFGIGEREATAIDPQHRLLLQTSWEAVEHAGVAPKSLIGSRTGVFVGMCHHDYAFVSHAAGALDDAYAFTGTAFSMGSGRVSYALGLRGPSMTVDTACSSSLLAVHLACRSLHEGESDLALAGGCMVMLEPHTFNSASAQGMLSPTGRCRPFDAAADGYVRSEGCAMVLLKRLPDALRDNDRVLAVLRGTATNQDGRTDTISTPSADAQVLVYRAALAAAGVDADTVGVVEAHGTGTPAGDPIEFASLAQVYGLDGNRTALGSAKSNLGHTEAAAGAVGIIKAILSLRHATVPPMVHHRRLPAELARIDTGLFVPQEITPWPTNGHHPRRAAVSSYGMSGTNVHVILEQAPEPPTPHHGATPAEPAGPQLFVLSASSAEALRQTSRRLADWLQRRDDSLRPSDLAYTLARRRAHRPVRTAVIAGDHGELVQRLREVADGDTCHQAAVGHDDRGPVWVFSGQGSQWPAMGADLLANEPVFAATVAAAEPLIARESGFSVTEAMTAVQTVTGIDRVQPTLFAMQVALATTMTSYGVAPAAVIGHSLGEVAAAVVAGALSLDDGVRVICRRSRLCTRVAGNGAMAAVEMSAPQVREQLARRGANDVVIAVVASPQSTVIGGATQTVRELVAAWEEGGVLAREVAVDVASHTPQVDPILDELAEVLAGVTPSPPGIPYYSATLFDPRERPVCDAGYWRDNLRHAVRFSAAVRAALQDGHRVFCELSPHPLLTRAVEQTATSLDIPVAAVAACRRDQRLPHGLRGLVADLHSAGAAVDFSALSPGGRLVDAPLPAWTNRRLFFDTAGHHVTTNTVVVHPLLGQHVRLMEEPARHAWTAQVGTAALPWLADHRIHHVPALPGAAYCEMALAAAHAVLGDRCEVRDIRFEQMLLLDEHSPVGAVASVQAAGLATFDVETLRQGERVRRATAALCAVDDPQGSSPAQDIDALLTAHPRRLEGGDVRRWFDTRGVQFGPAFTGLVAAYLSEGTIDALLAEIALPSAIRTRQAGYHVHPALLDACFQSVAAHPAVQEAGNGGLLLPLGVRRLRTFASTRNVRYCLTRVTACGPDVEADIDVMDGHGTVVLAVRGLLLGTGFSESANQDRLLGQRLLTIEWQRREPPQVAPGAPGSWLLVNLGSAADDADPLAARLAEALERHGAHRPTMSWPRDCDHVAQAERLRGRLHPGGFDGVIVVTGPMNGTTRAARDCFYVQQLVRIARAVISTADNPPRLYVITRGAQAVLADDRINLEQAGLRGLVRVIGAEHPHLHITHIDVDEHTDAGRVARHLLAGWDEDETAWRQHECYTARLRPTALRPDERRPAIVNHERDGMRTQIRNRGDLQTMELVAFERVSPGAGQIEVAVTASSINFADALGAFGRYRSFGPLPGLGTDFAGVVTAVGPDVTGFQVGDRVGGLSANGCWATFVICEANLAVKIPRGLTDAQAAAVTTASATAWYGLHDLARIKAGDKVLIHSATGGVGQAALAIARAAGAEVFATAGNAKRRNLLRDMGVEHVYDSRSIEFAEQIRRDTNGDGVDIVLNSLTGAAQRAGVDLLTFGGRFVEIGKRDIYGDTRLGLFPFRRNLSFFALDLWLMSTTHPDAFRDLVSTVYRLTAQGVLPMPQRTHYPLAEAAAAIRVMSAAEHTGKLILDIPRAGSSRVVMPPEHVHVFRPDGAYIITGGLGGLGLFLAEKMAAAGAGRIVLNSRSAPTQKVAETIELIRATGSDIAVEVGDIAIADTAQRLVAAATATGLSLRGVLHAAAVVEDATLATITDELIERDWAPKVHGAWNLHQATASEPLDWFCSFSSAAALLGSPGQGAYAAANSWLDAFTHWRRAQGLPATAIAWAAWAEIGRGAALADSGDITMITPDEGAYAFEALLRHTRSYSGYAPIDGSPWLTALARRSRFAEAFQSATRSEHSRFRTELEEVPLDEWPTRLRRLISEQVGLILRHAVDPDRPLSQYGLDSLGNLELRTRIETETGVRIHSTDITTVRGLANHLCEALAPTENTTATM; encoded by the coding sequence GTGGATCACACACCCGTGACTCCGGTCGCGGTCATCGGCATGGCGTGCCGGCTTCCCGGCGGCATCGATTCCCCGGAGATGTTGTGGCAGGCGCTGCTTCGGGGCGATGACCTGATCACCGAGATTGCCGAGGACCGCTGGGACGCCGACGAGTACTACGACCCCGAGCCCGGTGTCCCCGGTCGGTCGGTGTCGCGGTGGGGCGGGTTCCTCGACGACGTGGCCGGCTTTGATGCCGAATCCTTCGGCATCGGCGAGCGCGAGGCAACCGCGATCGATCCGCAACACCGCCTGCTGCTGCAGACCTCGTGGGAGGCCGTGGAGCACGCCGGCGTGGCACCGAAATCGTTGATCGGCTCGCGCACCGGTGTGTTCGTCGGGATGTGTCATCACGACTATGCGTTTGTCAGCCACGCGGCGGGTGCCCTCGATGACGCGTACGCGTTTACCGGAACCGCGTTCAGCATGGGCTCCGGGCGGGTGTCGTATGCCCTGGGGCTGCGCGGTCCGTCGATGACGGTGGACACGGCGTGTTCGTCGAGTTTGCTTGCGGTGCACCTGGCTTGCCGCAGTCTGCACGAGGGGGAAAGCGACCTTGCCCTGGCGGGCGGCTGCATGGTCATGCTGGAACCGCACACCTTCAACTCCGCGTCCGCGCAGGGCATGCTCTCCCCTACCGGGCGCTGCCGGCCGTTCGACGCGGCCGCCGACGGGTACGTCCGCTCCGAGGGCTGCGCGATGGTGCTGCTCAAAAGGCTCCCCGATGCGCTGCGGGACAACGACCGGGTGCTGGCCGTGCTGCGCGGCACCGCGACCAATCAGGACGGGCGCACCGACACCATCTCGACGCCATCGGCGGACGCGCAGGTGCTGGTGTATCGGGCGGCGTTGGCGGCCGCCGGTGTGGACGCCGACACCGTCGGCGTGGTCGAGGCGCACGGCACCGGCACCCCTGCCGGTGACCCGATCGAATTCGCCAGCCTGGCGCAGGTGTACGGCCTCGACGGGAATCGGACCGCGCTGGGGTCGGCCAAGAGCAATCTGGGCCACACCGAGGCCGCAGCCGGAGCGGTGGGGATCATTAAGGCAATCCTGTCGTTGCGGCACGCGACGGTCCCGCCGATGGTGCACCACCGGCGACTGCCCGCGGAGCTTGCCCGCATCGACACCGGACTCTTTGTGCCGCAAGAGATTACGCCGTGGCCGACGAACGGTCACCATCCCCGGCGGGCCGCGGTGTCGTCCTACGGCATGTCGGGCACGAACGTGCACGTCATCCTCGAGCAGGCCCCCGAGCCACCGACACCGCACCACGGGGCCACCCCGGCCGAGCCGGCCGGCCCGCAGCTGTTCGTGTTGTCCGCTTCCTCCGCGGAGGCCCTACGCCAGACGTCGCGCCGGCTGGCCGACTGGCTGCAGCGACGCGACGACTCACTGCGGCCGTCGGATCTGGCCTACACGCTGGCCCGTCGGCGGGCCCACCGGCCGGTCCGCACCGCGGTGATCGCCGGCGACCACGGCGAGTTGGTCCAGCGCTTGCGCGAGGTTGCTGACGGTGACACCTGCCACCAGGCCGCCGTCGGCCACGACGACCGCGGACCGGTGTGGGTGTTCTCCGGGCAAGGTTCGCAATGGCCGGCCATGGGCGCTGACCTGTTGGCCAACGAGCCGGTGTTTGCCGCGACGGTCGCCGCCGCCGAGCCGTTGATCGCCCGCGAGTCGGGCTTCTCGGTCACCGAGGCGATGACCGCCGTGCAGACGGTGACCGGCATCGACCGGGTCCAACCGACCCTGTTCGCCATGCAGGTCGCGCTAGCCACCACCATGACGTCCTACGGCGTGGCGCCGGCCGCGGTCATCGGCCATTCCCTCGGCGAGGTGGCGGCGGCCGTGGTCGCCGGAGCGCTGTCCCTCGACGACGGGGTGCGCGTCATCTGTCGCCGCTCGCGCCTGTGCACGCGCGTCGCCGGTAACGGTGCGATGGCGGCGGTAGAAATGTCCGCGCCGCAGGTGCGCGAGCAGCTGGCGCGCCGCGGCGCCAACGACGTCGTGATCGCCGTGGTGGCCTCCCCCCAGTCCACCGTGATCGGTGGGGCGACACAGACGGTTCGCGAACTCGTCGCGGCGTGGGAAGAAGGCGGCGTGCTGGCCCGCGAGGTCGCCGTCGACGTTGCCTCGCACACCCCTCAGGTCGATCCGATCCTCGACGAGCTCGCTGAGGTCTTGGCCGGGGTCACCCCGAGCCCACCGGGGATTCCCTACTATTCGGCGACCCTGTTCGACCCCCGCGAGCGACCGGTGTGTGATGCCGGGTATTGGCGGGACAACCTGCGTCACGCGGTGCGGTTCTCCGCGGCGGTGCGGGCGGCGCTGCAGGACGGCCACCGGGTGTTTTGCGAGTTGTCCCCGCACCCGCTGCTGACCCGCGCCGTCGAGCAGACCGCCACCAGCCTGGACATCCCGGTGGCCGCCGTGGCCGCCTGCAGACGCGACCAACGCCTGCCGCACGGGCTGCGCGGGCTGGTGGCCGACCTGCACAGCGCGGGCGCCGCGGTGGACTTCTCGGCGCTGTCTCCCGGCGGGCGCCTGGTGGACGCACCGCTGCCAGCATGGACCAACCGTCGCCTGTTCTTCGACACGGCGGGTCACCACGTCACCACCAATACCGTTGTGGTGCATCCGCTTTTGGGCCAGCACGTGCGGCTAATGGAGGAGCCGGCACGGCACGCCTGGACGGCGCAGGTCGGCACCGCCGCGCTGCCCTGGCTGGCTGACCATCGGATTCACCATGTGCCCGCGCTGCCGGGGGCCGCCTACTGCGAGATGGCGTTGGCCGCGGCCCACGCGGTGCTCGGCGACCGATGCGAAGTCCGCGACATCCGCTTCGAGCAGATGCTGTTGCTGGACGAGCACTCGCCGGTCGGCGCCGTCGCGTCGGTCCAGGCGGCCGGTCTGGCCACCTTCGACGTCGAGACGCTACGGCAGGGTGAGCGGGTGCGGCGGGCCACCGCGGCGTTGTGCGCCGTCGATGACCCGCAGGGCAGTTCGCCCGCGCAGGATATCGACGCCTTGTTGACGGCCCATCCACGTCGCCTCGAAGGCGGCGATGTCCGGCGGTGGTTCGACACCCGTGGTGTTCAGTTCGGTCCCGCGTTCACCGGACTGGTCGCGGCCTACCTCTCCGAGGGGACGATCGACGCGCTGCTGGCCGAGATCGCGCTGCCGAGCGCGATCCGGACACGGCAAGCCGGCTACCACGTGCACCCCGCGCTGCTGGACGCGTGTTTCCAGTCGGTTGCGGCGCACCCCGCCGTCCAGGAGGCGGGAAACGGCGGTCTGCTGCTCCCGTTGGGTGTGCGCCGGCTGCGCACCTTCGCGTCCACTCGCAACGTCCGCTATTGCCTGACCAGGGTGACCGCCTGCGGCCCCGACGTCGAGGCCGACATCGACGTCATGGACGGGCACGGGACCGTCGTGCTGGCGGTGCGCGGCCTGCTGCTGGGCACGGGATTCTCCGAGAGCGCCAACCAGGATCGCCTGCTAGGCCAGCGGCTGCTGACCATCGAATGGCAGCGCCGGGAGCCGCCGCAGGTGGCTCCCGGGGCCCCCGGCAGCTGGCTGCTGGTGAACCTCGGGTCAGCCGCCGACGATGCCGACCCGTTGGCCGCCCGGCTGGCCGAGGCATTGGAGCGCCACGGCGCGCACCGCCCAACCATGAGCTGGCCACGGGACTGCGACCACGTCGCCCAGGCCGAGCGGTTGCGCGGTCGGCTCCATCCCGGCGGATTCGACGGCGTGATCGTCGTGACCGGGCCGATGAACGGCACCACGAGGGCAGCCCGGGACTGTTTCTACGTGCAGCAACTGGTGCGCATCGCGCGTGCGGTGATCAGCACGGCCGACAACCCGCCCCGGCTGTATGTGATCACCAGGGGCGCTCAGGCGGTACTGGCCGACGACCGTATCAACCTCGAGCAGGCCGGGTTGCGCGGCCTGGTGCGGGTGATCGGCGCCGAGCACCCGCACCTGCACATCACCCACATCGACGTCGACGAGCACACCGACGCCGGGCGGGTTGCCCGCCACCTGTTGGCCGGTTGGGACGAAGACGAGACCGCCTGGCGCCAGCACGAGTGCTACACCGCGCGCCTGCGTCCGACTGCGTTGCGCCCCGACGAACGCCGACCCGCCATCGTCAACCATGAACGTGACGGGATGCGCACGCAGATCCGCAACCGCGGCGACCTGCAAACGATGGAACTCGTTGCGTTCGAACGGGTTTCCCCGGGCGCCGGACAGATCGAGGTCGCGGTCACCGCCTCCAGCATCAACTTCGCCGATGCGCTCGGCGCCTTCGGCCGATACCGCAGCTTCGGCCCGCTACCGGGACTGGGCACCGACTTCGCCGGCGTGGTGACCGCGGTCGGGCCCGACGTCACCGGATTCCAGGTCGGCGACCGGGTGGGCGGCCTGTCCGCCAACGGATGCTGGGCCACCTTTGTCATCTGTGAAGCAAACCTGGCCGTGAAGATCCCGCGAGGTCTCACCGACGCCCAGGCCGCCGCGGTGACCACCGCATCGGCCACCGCCTGGTACGGCCTGCATGATCTGGCCCGGATCAAAGCCGGGGACAAGGTGCTGATCCATTCGGCTACCGGCGGGGTCGGGCAGGCGGCGCTCGCGATCGCACGGGCCGCCGGGGCCGAGGTGTTTGCCACCGCCGGCAACGCAAAGCGCCGAAATCTTCTGCGCGACATGGGGGTTGAGCACGTCTATGACTCGCGCAGCATCGAGTTCGCCGAGCAGATCCGCCGCGACACCAACGGCGACGGCGTCGACATCGTGCTCAACTCGTTGACCGGGGCGGCGCAGCGTGCCGGGGTGGACCTGCTGACCTTCGGTGGACGGTTCGTCGAGATCGGCAAGCGCGACATTTATGGCGACACCCGCCTGGGGCTGTTTCCCTTCCGCCGCAACCTCTCATTTTTCGCCCTCGACCTGTGGCTGATGTCGACCACCCATCCCGATGCGTTCCGCGACCTGGTGAGCACGGTGTACCGGCTGACCGCGCAGGGCGTGCTGCCGATGCCGCAGCGCACGCACTACCCCCTTGCCGAGGCAGCCGCCGCCATCCGGGTGATGAGCGCGGCCGAGCACACCGGCAAGCTCATCCTCGACATACCGCGCGCCGGGAGCAGCAGGGTGGTGATGCCGCCCGAGCACGTGCACGTTTTCCGCCCGGACGGCGCCTACATCATCACCGGCGGCCTGGGTGGCCTGGGATTGTTCTTGGCCGAAAAGATGGCGGCGGCCGGCGCCGGCCGCATCGTGCTCAACTCGCGGTCGGCGCCCACCCAAAAGGTGGCGGAGACAATCGAACTGATCCGAGCTACCGGATCCGACATCGCGGTGGAGGTTGGCGACATCGCGATCGCGGACACCGCCCAGCGGTTGGTTGCCGCCGCGACCGCCACCGGGCTTTCGCTGCGGGGGGTGCTGCACGCCGCAGCCGTCGTCGAGGATGCCACCCTGGCCACCATCACCGACGAGTTGATCGAGCGCGACTGGGCCCCGAAGGTGCATGGCGCATGGAATCTGCACCAGGCCACCGCGTCTGAGCCGCTGGATTGGTTTTGCTCATTCTCCTCGGCGGCGGCCCTGCTGGGCTCACCAGGCCAGGGGGCCTACGCCGCGGCCAACAGTTGGCTGGACGCCTTTACCCACTGGCGACGGGCCCAGGGCCTTCCGGCCACCGCGATCGCCTGGGCCGCGTGGGCCGAGATCGGCCGCGGCGCGGCCCTGGCGGACAGCGGCGATATCACCATGATCACCCCCGACGAGGGCGCCTACGCGTTTGAGGCGCTGCTGCGACACACCCGCTCCTACAGCGGGTACGCCCCGATCGATGGATCGCCCTGGCTCACCGCCCTGGCGCGACGCAGCCGCTTTGCAGAGGCATTCCAATCCGCCACCCGATCTGAGCACAGCAGGTTCCGAACCGAACTCGAGGAGGTTCCCCTCGACGAGTGGCCAACGCGCTTGCGGCGCCTGATCTCCGAGCAGGTGGGCCTGATTCTGCGGCACGCGGTCGACCCCGACCGTCCGCTGTCCCAGTACGGCCTCGATTCGCTGGGCAACCTGGAACTGCGCACCCGCATCGAAACCGAAACCGGGGTCCGGATCCACTCCACCGACATCACCACGGTGCGCGGTCTCGCCAATCACCTGTGCGAGGCGCTGGCGCCTACCGAAAACACCACGGCGACAATGTAA
- a CDS encoding condensation domain-containing protein, whose amino-acid sequence MVVLGHLGLETVGNWVPAPGVVWLWHPAPASLKKAQQAPISDVPPSYIQARHLRGYRDQAARGFDMSRLVVAALDIRGQCDIRTMTYVINTHLRRHDTYRSWFEFTDTGCIVRHTMADPADIEVIPVEHGAMTPNQWQDHILATPSPLEWDCFRFAIIQRDDHFTFCISVDHLHVDAMFISALFWEIQAMYNALMDGVGPLPLPSVGSYEDYCRRERAYTAALTLQSPEIRRWVEFFEGNGGSLPSFPLPLGDTSLVATGELLSLRLLDARQTARFEAACTSAGARFSGGVFACAALTEYQLTGSGTYHAVTPTGTRSTPEEFVTTGWFIGHIPFVVDVGPSFDETARNAQASFDAGSPLANVPFERVLELAPWLVEQTPRRSGFPMLSFLDAGVPPLSAVIAMQLDKMNAKVFSDGRIAARVCMWVNKFPNETTVTASFPNTPIAHQSVARYLAQMKSVFAGVADGGGEITVDRGGAQLQRQRL is encoded by the coding sequence TTGGTCGTCCTGGGCCATTTGGGTCTAGAAACCGTCGGCAACTGGGTCCCAGCCCCTGGCGTGGTATGGCTGTGGCACCCCGCACCGGCATCACTGAAAAAAGCGCAGCAAGCGCCGATAAGTGACGTGCCGCCAAGCTATATCCAAGCCCGGCACCTGCGGGGCTATCGCGACCAGGCGGCGCGCGGCTTCGACATGTCGCGACTTGTGGTCGCCGCCTTGGACATCCGCGGCCAGTGCGACATCCGCACAATGACATACGTCATCAACACGCACCTGCGTCGGCATGACACTTACCGCAGTTGGTTCGAATTCACCGACACGGGGTGCATCGTCCGGCACACCATGGCCGATCCCGCTGATATCGAGGTGATTCCGGTCGAACACGGCGCCATGACGCCCAACCAATGGCAAGACCACATCCTGGCCACGCCGAGTCCGTTGGAGTGGGATTGCTTCAGGTTCGCCATCATTCAGCGTGACGACCACTTCACATTCTGCATCAGTGTCGATCACCTGCATGTGGACGCGATGTTCATCAGCGCCCTGTTCTGGGAGATCCAAGCGATGTACAACGCCCTGATGGACGGTGTGGGCCCCCTCCCGTTGCCAAGCGTCGGCAGCTATGAGGACTACTGCCGGCGAGAGCGCGCCTACACCGCCGCCTTGACGCTGCAATCCCCGGAGATACGCCGGTGGGTCGAATTCTTCGAAGGCAACGGCGGGTCCCTTCCCTCATTTCCGTTGCCGCTGGGCGACACGTCGCTGGTCGCCACCGGCGAGTTGCTCTCGCTACGGTTGCTGGACGCACGCCAAACGGCCCGCTTCGAAGCGGCCTGCACGAGCGCGGGCGCCCGGTTCAGCGGCGGTGTGTTCGCGTGCGCAGCCCTCACCGAATACCAGCTCACCGGTTCGGGAACCTATCACGCCGTCACCCCCACCGGCACCCGCAGCACCCCGGAGGAATTCGTGACCACCGGTTGGTTCATCGGCCACATCCCATTCGTCGTCGATGTCGGCCCGTCTTTCGACGAGACTGCGCGCAACGCCCAAGCGTCCTTCGATGCCGGTTCCCCGCTGGCCAACGTGCCGTTTGAGCGGGTGCTGGAGCTGGCGCCTTGGCTCGTCGAGCAGACCCCGCGGCGGAGCGGATTTCCCATGCTGTCGTTCCTCGATGCGGGCGTGCCTCCGCTTTCGGCCGTCATCGCAATGCAGCTCGACAAGATGAACGCGAAAGTTTTCAGCGACGGCCGGATCGCCGCCCGAGTGTGCATGTGGGTCAACAAGTTTCCGAATGAGACCACCGTCACCGCGTCGTTTCCCAACACTCCGATCGCCCATCAGTCGGTGGCGCGGTACCTCGCGCAGATGAAATCGGTGTTTGCCGGCGTCGCCGACGGCGGTGGCGAAATCACCGTCGACCGCGGCGGCGCTCAGCTGCAGCGGCAAAGGCTCTGA